In a genomic window of Magnolia sinica isolate HGM2019 chromosome 14, MsV1, whole genome shotgun sequence:
- the LOC131224877 gene encoding uncharacterized protein LOC131224877, with protein sequence MQSRVVAIRSRLFFSAARTRLPPWSRATNSCASRPGDTAVHSEDPHGAISTLHYIPFLGVNPVKGRDADQVAQRWCVDVPHRSLGYRTLCNSVTETRFPLSYPSDGSDGYGQLKQTVHIHQGPIGWLRLANDAIFFQGEEADEAAKASMAQEQQHPNKSREKSPPPSSSRTPYAPSPKLENSSVNPPMEPTFQQKRSCHAPATVVIDDVVCVGLDGMPVDVEQREEEDDDIAYYREHKPSPLSEIEFVDTRVPLRRVTDGGSDDDEHIEVRGWREEQLDTAEAALLRAEAMFREAAERGDPDSPQARVLAAFKARELQL encoded by the exons ATGCAATCGAGAGTGGTAGCGATCAGGTCGCGTTTGTTCTTCTCCGCAGCCCGCACGCGACTTCCTCCATGGTCACGTGCGACGAACTCTTGTGCAAGTAGGCCTGGGGACACTGCCGTACACTCGGAAGACCCTCATGGAgcaatctcaacccttcattacATACCTTTTCTTGGGGTAAACCCCGTTAAAGGGAGGGACGCGGATCAGGTGGCCCAGCGGTGGTGTGTCGATGT gccccacagatctTTGGGTTACAGAACTCTCTGTAATTCTGTAACAGAAACTCGCTTTCCTCTGTCCTACCCATCTGATGGATCTGATGGATATGGACAACTAAAACAAACGGTCCATATTCATCAGGGCCCAATCGGGTGGTTACGATTAGCCAATGATGCAATCTTCTTTCAGGGAGAAGAGGCAGACGAAGCTGCAAAAGCTTCCATGGCTCAAGAGCAACAGCATCCTAACAAGAGCCGCGAAAAGagcccaccaccatcatcatcaagaACACCTTACGCTCCTTCACCGAAGCTGGAGAATTCAAGCGTAAATCCGCCCATGGAGCCAACGTTCCAACAGAAGCGAAGCTGCCATGCGCCAGCAACTGTTGTGATTGATGATGTGGTGTGCGTCGGGTTGGATGGAATGCCTGTCGATGTTGAGCAAcgggaagaagaagatgacgaCATAGCTTACTACAGAGAGCACAAGCCATCTCCGCTGTCGGAGATAGAGTTTGTGGACACGAGGGTGCCGTTAAGGCGGGTGACTGATGGAGGATCGGATGATGATGAGCATATTGAGGTGAGAGGATGGAGAGAAGAGCAGCTAGATACTGCAGAAGCTGCTCTCTTGAGAGCTGAAGCTATGTTTAGAGAAGCGGCTGAGAGGGGCGATCCTGACTCTCCTCAAGCAAGGGTTCTCGCGGCATTTAAAGCGAGAGAGCTACAGTTGTAG